One Syngnathus acus chromosome 13, fSynAcu1.2, whole genome shotgun sequence genomic window carries:
- the LOC119132979 gene encoding centrosomal protein of 164 kDa-like isoform X1 — protein sequence MSAPTGKQLILEEDFDENYIPSDQEIREYAKEIGIDLENEKELMWLAREGIVAPLPPEWNPCQDVTGDIYYFNFSSGESTWDHPCDEHYRRLVIQERERLQSAAASGATGSKKKKKEKKDKKDKKKKDSDKSGGLSSTLGSLPPPRGSLVSLGGLDPPVLGPISGSAFPRPLGSGGLEPLKTSPRPLGALRNSGAASVLSSKKEEKVYLTMPGFDDDDDDEILENESSQRSSDRQLMNLHLNLDDLRGGIIYEDSDGSAAARVEERTEPEMQDISGGQSSEPPSRQDSLRGRRLSPLAARNHLNETVIEGEPFEETEDKKKTQNKHEEADEKSRDNEGGGHGTPETEHKPSSDYESEKKDKSDGGGIDFLLDEENLDKVGDKDDRPETVQHDDKETIECAELMDKDVQEKEKGNNIVEDSQRNDTDVKETDYEGVVHKSTTDNDGGHDGIEEEDGESHGDLERCSLSQRKLTDDDEEVLESCVASDHGETQGERKELKDELDAQKTQSAYLNEEEEAIEMFEMATIQSAQRGKETRLDVLTVSHQKRKPGKMESVNNISLLPAEHSDSSDVIKQGSSSINVKMSEKVLDFSDLSGSVSPLEDNDDEEVKNDEMDKYIKGETAKRRLQLAVKDKAASPKVERLVLHQSSVGSQQTATGLSSGVNLPRPETSRGRLSRTSNAQINEGETASQNYVSPLEKENFGIWKNEKKEDREEGNEWRNTEKEKSLNERSSELDRKRGNVISGVENRNGQIMGEKKSRSFNLQETMSREEEEEKERLKREKEMRISLFMEEIEREEEAEKVQLMQKKEQRNYLLQEELRSKEQEEIKLTEESEEKLRTLKQHLLSKRQEEEVRLNMESDRILEALKESALKERERQLHELREESEAMLKDLRITLEEEKAAERDKLEAQNNLEIERLKAESDGKLRAEKKKLQEEKLSSFKREVIGTESRRELIGPRPEEQLAKYHRELSDLLVEVREEVQRDHEKKLEALREEHKKELNNIREKQLEEESAQRDRLLSTLQIDREHLQASHAHELERLHKQLDSEIEKAQLTHSHRESELQDLISQLDLRAKKLKREEEILHSKTEDVNRKRKVLGEEEEDLDKRIGVLHQVTMERDQLKLALGRMKEEQAQARELLRVVREEKNEARREEERSKEERDKVREESRRVKEDKEQLECKVALLEERCDRLSRRVSELELGEGGNSSRQKDKNKVTSPSCGQRDSSLNVDDLDEQLPSSVHDSKNTILEFGGFNSSHCASIDKTKIFLEKESSRLLQRQNLHVAHSNSTQQSNMEGKEAGSFSELQQTVKNGNALNRRKEQLKQLDTSIADESFLQDAFLLAGERKVTFDVTDSDLSSTVDPPDETGCGLTFLAKVQESQHQISGQLNTVLGALGSLAQKQSNASLPAFPAALSHSTPTTRSSTTPGPTPFGQPNPLWLSSTQSGPGPTVYPDSCIKSGLRTAEDLTLRRWREIFPEAAALNTSTLKTSTSPVSYTPASLHVQKSVKVDGRKLQNLIESNKRWLEMRKKDNSIPLFTRYQASSSQSNLVQLGLDDKDRIRVYHY from the exons ATGAGTGCGCCTACCGGAAAACAGCTTATCCTTGAGGAGGACTTTGATGAAAACTATATTCCATCTGACCAAG AGATCAGAGAGTATGCAAAGGAGATAGGCATTGATCTTGAGAATGAGAAGGAACTCATGTGGCTGGCCAGGGAGGGAATTGTTGCCCCTCTTCCACCGGAGTGGAATCCTTG CCAAGATGTCACAGGAGACATCTACTATTTCAACTTCTCCTCTGGTGAGTCTACTTGGGATCACCCCTGTGACGAGCACTACCGCCGCCTCGTCATCCAAGAACGTGAACGCCTGCAGAGCGCTGCTGCTTCTGGGGCTACAGGgtccaaaaagaagaagaaggaaaaaaaggataaaaaggataaaaagaagaaggaTTCAGACAAAAGTGGA GGCCTGAGTTCAACATTGGGGTCTTTGCCACCTCCACGAGGAAGCCTGGTTTCTCTCGGTGGTCTTGATCCTCCTGTCCTCGGCCCAATCTCTGGATCTGCTTTCCCACGGCCTCTCGGGTCCGGGGGGTTGGAACCCCTCAAAACATCTCCTCGGCCTCTTGGG GCACTCCGTAACAGTGGTGCTGCAAGTGTTTTAAGCtccaaaaaggaagaaaaagttTATCTTACCATGCCTGggtttgatgatgatgatgatgatgaaatctTGGAAAATGAG tcaagtcagcgGTCTTCAGACCGGCAACTGATGAACCTCCACCTGAATCTGGATGACCTGAGAGGGGGCATAATATATGAG GACAGTGACGGTAGTGCAGCAGCACGAGTAGAGGAAAGGACTGAACCAGAAATGCAGGACATATCTGGAGGCCAGAGTTCTGAACCACCATCTCGACAG GACTCTTTGAGGGGCCGCCGCTTATCCCCTCTGGCAGCTCGAAACCATCTCAATGAGACTGTGATCGAAGGAGAGCCTTTTGAGGAGactgaggacaaaaaaaagacccaaaataaacatgaggAAGCAGATGAGAAAAGTAGAGACAATGAGGGGGGAGGTCATGGCACTCCAGAAACTGAGCATAAGCCATCCAGTGattatgaaagtgaaaagaaagacaaaagtgaTGGTGGAGGAATAGATTTTTTACTAGATGAGGAAAATTTGGACAAGGTCGGAGACAAAGATGACAGACCCGAGACAGTCCAGCATGATGACAAGGAGACAATAGAATGTGCAGAACTAATGGACAAAGATGTGcaggagaaagagaaaggcAATAATATTGTTGAAGACTCCCAAAGAAATGACACAGATGTGAAGGAAACTGATTATGAGGGAGTCGTGCATAAGAGTACCACCGATAATGATGGTGGACATGATGGAATAGAGGAAGAGGATGGTGAAAGTCATGGTGATTTGGAGCGATGCTCCCTGAGTCAGAGAAAATTGacagatgatgatgaggaggttTTGGAGAGTTGTGTAGCCAGTGATCATGGAGAAACGCAGGGGGAGAGAAAAGAGTTGAAAGATGAATTAGACGCCCAAAAAACTCAATCAGCATATCTgaatgaagaagaggaggccATTGAGATGTTTGAGATGGCAACAATTCAATCTGCGCAGCGCGGCAAGGAAACAAGACTTGACGTCCTTACAGTGTCTCACCAAAAGAGGAAACCTGGCAAGATGGAGAGCGTGAATAATATATCCCTCCTTCCTGCAGAG CATTCTGATTCCAGCGATGTCATTAAGCAGGGTTCATCCTCCATAAATGTGAAG ATGTCTGAAAAGGTTTTGGACTTTTCTGATCTGTCTGGCTCTGTGAGTCCATTGGAggataatgatgatgaagaagtAAAAAATGATGAGATGGATAAGTACATAAAGGGTGAGACTGCCAAGAG GCGTTTGCAGCTTGCAGTCAAAGACAAAGCTGCATCTCCAAAAGTAGAAAGACTCGTGCTCCACCAATCAAGTGTTGGGAGCCAACAAACAGCAACTGGTCTCAGCTCAGGTGTGAATCTACCCAGGCCTGAAACATCTAGAGGTCGACTCTCCAGAACTTCCAATGCCCAAATCAATGAAGGAGAAACTGCCTCACAGAATTATGTGAGCCCATTGGAGAAAGAAAACTTTGGAATCTggaaaaatgagaagaaaGAAGACCGGGAGGAAGGAAATGAGTGGAGGAATACTGAAAAGGAAAAGAGTCTAAACGAGAGGAGCAGCGAGCTTGACAGGAAGCGTGGCAATGTCATTTCGGGAGTGGAGAACCGCAATGGGCAAATAATGGGGGAGAAGAAAAGTAGATCGTTTAATCTTCAGGAGACAATGAgcagagaggaagaagaggagaaggaaCGTTTGAAAAGagagaaggagatgagaaTCTCTCTCTTCATGGAGGAaatagagagagaggaggaggcagaGAAGGTCCAATTAATGCAGAAGAAGGAACAAAGAAATTATCTCCTCCAAGAGGAGCTGAGAAGTAAAGAACAGGAGGAGATAAAGCTAACAGAAGAGAGTGAAGAAAAACTCAG GACTCTAAAACAGCATCTTCTGTCCAAGAGACAAGAAGAGGAGGTAAGGTTGAACATGGAGTCTGACCGGATCCTGGAGGCACTAAAAGAATCTGCTttgaaggagagagagaggcagctTCACGAGCTCAG GGAGGAGAGTGAAGCTATGCTGAAAGACTTGCGTATCACacttgaagaagaaaaggcaGCAGAACGTGACAAGTTGGAGGCTCAGAATAACTTGGAGATTGAGCGTCTGAAGGCGGAGTCAGACGGGAAGCTGcgagcagaaaaaaagaaactccaAGAAGAGAAACTAAGCTCTTTTAAACGGGAG GTTATTGGTACAGAGAGCAGGAGGGAGCTGATTGGTCCACGTCCTGAAGAGCAGCTTGCAAAGTACCACAGAGAG CTGTCTGATTTGCTAGTGGAAGTGCGGGAAGAAGTGCAGCGTGACCATGAAAAGAAACTGGAAGCGCTGAGGGAGGAGCACAAGAAAGAGCTGAACAACATCAGAGAGAAACAACTGGAGGAG GAAAGTGCCCAGAGGGATCGCTTGCTTTCTACTCTGCAGATTGACAGAGAGCATCTTCAGGCCTCACATGCTCATGAGCTGGAAAGACTCCACAAGCAACTTGACAGTGAAATAGAAAAGGCACAGCTGACACATTCACACAGG GAGTCAGAACTACAGGATCTGATCAGTCAGTTGGACCTGAGAGCAAAAAAGCTGAAGAGAGAGGAAGAAATTCTTCACAGCAAG ACTGAAGATGTTaacaggaagaggaaggtgcttggtgaagaggaggaggatctTGACAAACGGATAGGG GTCTTACACCAAGTGACCATGGAGAGAGATCAGCTGAAGCTGGCGCTAGGGAGAATGAAGGAGGAGCAAGCTCAAGCTCGAGAACTCCTCCGCGTGGTGCGGGAGGAGAAGAATGAGGCCCggcgggaggaggagaggtCAAAGGAGGAGAGAGACAAAGTCAGGGAGGAAAGCAGGAGGGTGAAGGAGGACAAAGAGCAACTGGAGTGTAAAGTGGCTCTGCTGGAAGAACGATGCGACCGGCTCAGTCGCAGAGTCAG TGAGTTGGAATTAGGTGAAGGAGGAAATTCCTCCagacaaaaggacaaaaataagGTGACGTCGCCCTCCTGTGGCCAACGAGACTCATCACTAAATGTGGATGATCTGGACGAACAGCTTCCTTCCTCAGTACATGACAGTAAAAACACCATCCTGGA ATTTGGCGGATTCAACTCCTCACATTGTGCATCCATTGACAAGACCAAAATCTTCCTGGAGAAGGAGAGCAGCCGACTATTGCAGAGACAGAATCTGCATGTCGCTCACAGCAACTCCACTCAGCAATCTAACATGGAAGGAAAG GAGGCTGGAAGTTTCTCTGAGCTCCAGCAGACGGTTAAGAATGGAAATGCTCTCAATCGTAGGAAAGAACAACTGAAGCAGCTTGATACTTCCATTGCTGACGAG TCATTCCTTCAAGATGCATTCCTCTTGGCTGGAGAGAGGAAGGTCACATTTGATGTGACAGATTCGGACCTCAGCAGCACTGTTGACCCACCCGATGAGACAG GATGTGGCTTGACATTCTTGGCCAAAGTGCAAGAGTCCCAACATCAGATCTCAGGCCAGCTCAACACTGTTTTAGGTGCTCTGGGCTCATTAGCCCAGAAGCAGAGCAATGCATCTCTCCCAGCCTTCCCTGCAGCCCTGTCTCATTCCACTCCCACCACAAGATCTTCAACCACTCCAGGCCCAACCCCTTTTGGCCAACCTAACCCACTTTGGCTGTCGTCAACCCAAAGCGGCCCCGGACCGACAGTCTACCCGGATAGCTGCATCAAAAGTGGACTGAGAACTGCTGAGGATCTCACACTCCGCAGATGGAGAGAGATATTTCCCG aagcagcagcactcAACACCAGCACCCTGAAGACATCCACATCACCCGTATCCTATACTCCTGCTAG CCTGCACGTTCAAAAGTCAGTGAAAGTGGATGGCCGTAAACTGCAGAACCTGATTGAAAGCAACAAGAGATGGCTGGAAATGCGAAAGAAAGACAACAGCAT ACCTCTCTTCACCCGCTATCAGGCTTCATCCTCCCAGAGCAATCTCGTCCAGCTTGGCCTGGATGACAAGGATCGGATCAGAGTCTACCACTACTGA
- the LOC119132979 gene encoding centrosomal protein of 164 kDa-like isoform X3 gives MSAPTGKQLILEEDFDENYIPSDQEIREYAKEIGIDLENEKELMWLAREGIVAPLPPEWNPCQDVTGDIYYFNFSSGESTWDHPCDEHYRRLVIQERERLQSAAASGATGSKKKKKEKKDKKDKKKKDSDKSGGLSSTLGSLPPPRGSLVSLGGLDPPVLGPISGSAFPRPLGSGGLEPLKTSPRPLGALRNSGAASVLSSKKEEKVYLTMPGFDDDDDDEILENESSQRSSDRQLMNLHLNLDDLRGGIIYEDSDGSAAARVEERTEPEMQDISGGQSSEPPSRQDSLRGRRLSPLAARNHLNETVIEGEPFEETEDKKKTQNKHEEADEKSRDNEGGGHGTPETEHKPSSDYESEKKDKSDGGGIDFLLDEENLDKVGDKDDRPETVQHDDKETIECAELMDKDVQEKEKGNNIVEDSQRNDTDVKETDYEGVVHKSTTDNDGGHDGIEEEDGESHGDLERCSLSQRKLTDDDEEVLESCVASDHGETQGERKELKDELDAQKTQSAYLNEEEEAIEMFEMATIQSAQRGKETRLDVLTVSHQKRKPGKMESVNNISLLPAEMSEKVLDFSDLSGSVSPLEDNDDEEVKNDEMDKYIKGETAKRRLQLAVKDKAASPKVERLVLHQSSVGSQQTATGLSSGVNLPRPETSRGRLSRTSNAQINEGETASQNYVSPLEKENFGIWKNEKKEDREEGNEWRNTEKEKSLNERSSELDRKRGNVISGVENRNGQIMGEKKSRSFNLQETMSREEEEEKERLKREKEMRISLFMEEIEREEEAEKVQLMQKKEQRNYLLQEELRSKEQEEIKLTEESEEKLRTLKQHLLSKRQEEEVRLNMESDRILEALKESALKERERQLHELREESEAMLKDLRITLEEEKAAERDKLEAQNNLEIERLKAESDGKLRAEKKKLQEEKLSSFKREVIGTESRRELIGPRPEEQLAKYHRELSDLLVEVREEVQRDHEKKLEALREEHKKELNNIREKQLEEESAQRDRLLSTLQIDREHLQASHAHELERLHKQLDSEIEKAQLTHSHRESELQDLISQLDLRAKKLKREEEILHSKTEDVNRKRKVLGEEEEDLDKRIGVLHQVTMERDQLKLALGRMKEEQAQARELLRVVREEKNEARREEERSKEERDKVREESRRVKEDKEQLECKVALLEERCDRLSRRVSELELGEGGNSSRQKDKNKVTSPSCGQRDSSLNVDDLDEQLPSSVHDSKNTILEFGGFNSSHCASIDKTKIFLEKESSRLLQRQNLHVAHSNSTQQSNMEGKEAGSFSELQQTVKNGNALNRRKEQLKQLDTSIADESFLQDAFLLAGERKVTFDVTDSDLSSTVDPPDETGCGLTFLAKVQESQHQISGQLNTVLGALGSLAQKQSNASLPAFPAALSHSTPTTRSSTTPGPTPFGQPNPLWLSSTQSGPGPTVYPDSCIKSGLRTAEDLTLRRWREIFPEAAALNTSTLKTSTSPVSYTPASLHVQKSVKVDGRKLQNLIESNKRWLEMRKKDNSIPLFTRYQASSSQSNLVQLGLDDKDRIRVYHY, from the exons ATGAGTGCGCCTACCGGAAAACAGCTTATCCTTGAGGAGGACTTTGATGAAAACTATATTCCATCTGACCAAG AGATCAGAGAGTATGCAAAGGAGATAGGCATTGATCTTGAGAATGAGAAGGAACTCATGTGGCTGGCCAGGGAGGGAATTGTTGCCCCTCTTCCACCGGAGTGGAATCCTTG CCAAGATGTCACAGGAGACATCTACTATTTCAACTTCTCCTCTGGTGAGTCTACTTGGGATCACCCCTGTGACGAGCACTACCGCCGCCTCGTCATCCAAGAACGTGAACGCCTGCAGAGCGCTGCTGCTTCTGGGGCTACAGGgtccaaaaagaagaagaaggaaaaaaaggataaaaaggataaaaagaagaaggaTTCAGACAAAAGTGGA GGCCTGAGTTCAACATTGGGGTCTTTGCCACCTCCACGAGGAAGCCTGGTTTCTCTCGGTGGTCTTGATCCTCCTGTCCTCGGCCCAATCTCTGGATCTGCTTTCCCACGGCCTCTCGGGTCCGGGGGGTTGGAACCCCTCAAAACATCTCCTCGGCCTCTTGGG GCACTCCGTAACAGTGGTGCTGCAAGTGTTTTAAGCtccaaaaaggaagaaaaagttTATCTTACCATGCCTGggtttgatgatgatgatgatgatgaaatctTGGAAAATGAG tcaagtcagcgGTCTTCAGACCGGCAACTGATGAACCTCCACCTGAATCTGGATGACCTGAGAGGGGGCATAATATATGAG GACAGTGACGGTAGTGCAGCAGCACGAGTAGAGGAAAGGACTGAACCAGAAATGCAGGACATATCTGGAGGCCAGAGTTCTGAACCACCATCTCGACAG GACTCTTTGAGGGGCCGCCGCTTATCCCCTCTGGCAGCTCGAAACCATCTCAATGAGACTGTGATCGAAGGAGAGCCTTTTGAGGAGactgaggacaaaaaaaagacccaaaataaacatgaggAAGCAGATGAGAAAAGTAGAGACAATGAGGGGGGAGGTCATGGCACTCCAGAAACTGAGCATAAGCCATCCAGTGattatgaaagtgaaaagaaagacaaaagtgaTGGTGGAGGAATAGATTTTTTACTAGATGAGGAAAATTTGGACAAGGTCGGAGACAAAGATGACAGACCCGAGACAGTCCAGCATGATGACAAGGAGACAATAGAATGTGCAGAACTAATGGACAAAGATGTGcaggagaaagagaaaggcAATAATATTGTTGAAGACTCCCAAAGAAATGACACAGATGTGAAGGAAACTGATTATGAGGGAGTCGTGCATAAGAGTACCACCGATAATGATGGTGGACATGATGGAATAGAGGAAGAGGATGGTGAAAGTCATGGTGATTTGGAGCGATGCTCCCTGAGTCAGAGAAAATTGacagatgatgatgaggaggttTTGGAGAGTTGTGTAGCCAGTGATCATGGAGAAACGCAGGGGGAGAGAAAAGAGTTGAAAGATGAATTAGACGCCCAAAAAACTCAATCAGCATATCTgaatgaagaagaggaggccATTGAGATGTTTGAGATGGCAACAATTCAATCTGCGCAGCGCGGCAAGGAAACAAGACTTGACGTCCTTACAGTGTCTCACCAAAAGAGGAAACCTGGCAAGATGGAGAGCGTGAATAATATATCCCTCCTTCCTGCAGAG ATGTCTGAAAAGGTTTTGGACTTTTCTGATCTGTCTGGCTCTGTGAGTCCATTGGAggataatgatgatgaagaagtAAAAAATGATGAGATGGATAAGTACATAAAGGGTGAGACTGCCAAGAG GCGTTTGCAGCTTGCAGTCAAAGACAAAGCTGCATCTCCAAAAGTAGAAAGACTCGTGCTCCACCAATCAAGTGTTGGGAGCCAACAAACAGCAACTGGTCTCAGCTCAGGTGTGAATCTACCCAGGCCTGAAACATCTAGAGGTCGACTCTCCAGAACTTCCAATGCCCAAATCAATGAAGGAGAAACTGCCTCACAGAATTATGTGAGCCCATTGGAGAAAGAAAACTTTGGAATCTggaaaaatgagaagaaaGAAGACCGGGAGGAAGGAAATGAGTGGAGGAATACTGAAAAGGAAAAGAGTCTAAACGAGAGGAGCAGCGAGCTTGACAGGAAGCGTGGCAATGTCATTTCGGGAGTGGAGAACCGCAATGGGCAAATAATGGGGGAGAAGAAAAGTAGATCGTTTAATCTTCAGGAGACAATGAgcagagaggaagaagaggagaaggaaCGTTTGAAAAGagagaaggagatgagaaTCTCTCTCTTCATGGAGGAaatagagagagaggaggaggcagaGAAGGTCCAATTAATGCAGAAGAAGGAACAAAGAAATTATCTCCTCCAAGAGGAGCTGAGAAGTAAAGAACAGGAGGAGATAAAGCTAACAGAAGAGAGTGAAGAAAAACTCAG GACTCTAAAACAGCATCTTCTGTCCAAGAGACAAGAAGAGGAGGTAAGGTTGAACATGGAGTCTGACCGGATCCTGGAGGCACTAAAAGAATCTGCTttgaaggagagagagaggcagctTCACGAGCTCAG GGAGGAGAGTGAAGCTATGCTGAAAGACTTGCGTATCACacttgaagaagaaaaggcaGCAGAACGTGACAAGTTGGAGGCTCAGAATAACTTGGAGATTGAGCGTCTGAAGGCGGAGTCAGACGGGAAGCTGcgagcagaaaaaaagaaactccaAGAAGAGAAACTAAGCTCTTTTAAACGGGAG GTTATTGGTACAGAGAGCAGGAGGGAGCTGATTGGTCCACGTCCTGAAGAGCAGCTTGCAAAGTACCACAGAGAG CTGTCTGATTTGCTAGTGGAAGTGCGGGAAGAAGTGCAGCGTGACCATGAAAAGAAACTGGAAGCGCTGAGGGAGGAGCACAAGAAAGAGCTGAACAACATCAGAGAGAAACAACTGGAGGAG GAAAGTGCCCAGAGGGATCGCTTGCTTTCTACTCTGCAGATTGACAGAGAGCATCTTCAGGCCTCACATGCTCATGAGCTGGAAAGACTCCACAAGCAACTTGACAGTGAAATAGAAAAGGCACAGCTGACACATTCACACAGG GAGTCAGAACTACAGGATCTGATCAGTCAGTTGGACCTGAGAGCAAAAAAGCTGAAGAGAGAGGAAGAAATTCTTCACAGCAAG ACTGAAGATGTTaacaggaagaggaaggtgcttggtgaagaggaggaggatctTGACAAACGGATAGGG GTCTTACACCAAGTGACCATGGAGAGAGATCAGCTGAAGCTGGCGCTAGGGAGAATGAAGGAGGAGCAAGCTCAAGCTCGAGAACTCCTCCGCGTGGTGCGGGAGGAGAAGAATGAGGCCCggcgggaggaggagaggtCAAAGGAGGAGAGAGACAAAGTCAGGGAGGAAAGCAGGAGGGTGAAGGAGGACAAAGAGCAACTGGAGTGTAAAGTGGCTCTGCTGGAAGAACGATGCGACCGGCTCAGTCGCAGAGTCAG TGAGTTGGAATTAGGTGAAGGAGGAAATTCCTCCagacaaaaggacaaaaataagGTGACGTCGCCCTCCTGTGGCCAACGAGACTCATCACTAAATGTGGATGATCTGGACGAACAGCTTCCTTCCTCAGTACATGACAGTAAAAACACCATCCTGGA ATTTGGCGGATTCAACTCCTCACATTGTGCATCCATTGACAAGACCAAAATCTTCCTGGAGAAGGAGAGCAGCCGACTATTGCAGAGACAGAATCTGCATGTCGCTCACAGCAACTCCACTCAGCAATCTAACATGGAAGGAAAG GAGGCTGGAAGTTTCTCTGAGCTCCAGCAGACGGTTAAGAATGGAAATGCTCTCAATCGTAGGAAAGAACAACTGAAGCAGCTTGATACTTCCATTGCTGACGAG TCATTCCTTCAAGATGCATTCCTCTTGGCTGGAGAGAGGAAGGTCACATTTGATGTGACAGATTCGGACCTCAGCAGCACTGTTGACCCACCCGATGAGACAG GATGTGGCTTGACATTCTTGGCCAAAGTGCAAGAGTCCCAACATCAGATCTCAGGCCAGCTCAACACTGTTTTAGGTGCTCTGGGCTCATTAGCCCAGAAGCAGAGCAATGCATCTCTCCCAGCCTTCCCTGCAGCCCTGTCTCATTCCACTCCCACCACAAGATCTTCAACCACTCCAGGCCCAACCCCTTTTGGCCAACCTAACCCACTTTGGCTGTCGTCAACCCAAAGCGGCCCCGGACCGACAGTCTACCCGGATAGCTGCATCAAAAGTGGACTGAGAACTGCTGAGGATCTCACACTCCGCAGATGGAGAGAGATATTTCCCG aagcagcagcactcAACACCAGCACCCTGAAGACATCCACATCACCCGTATCCTATACTCCTGCTAG CCTGCACGTTCAAAAGTCAGTGAAAGTGGATGGCCGTAAACTGCAGAACCTGATTGAAAGCAACAAGAGATGGCTGGAAATGCGAAAGAAAGACAACAGCAT ACCTCTCTTCACCCGCTATCAGGCTTCATCCTCCCAGAGCAATCTCGTCCAGCTTGGCCTGGATGACAAGGATCGGATCAGAGTCTACCACTACTGA